A segment of the Triticum urartu cultivar G1812 chromosome 1, Tu2.1, whole genome shotgun sequence genome:
ATGGTATTTAGGACGATTGGTCAAAGTTCTGTAATAACCCTTAGAAACCTTATTTCCGCTCTGGATCTTTGGTCTCATCGTCTTGTGCTACCACAGGACAAGGAGGACGTCTTCTCGTGGCGTTCCTACCTTTCTGCACGATGCATCGTGCCTATGTAATGTTGTACTTACTGCCTCGGCAGTCCTTTGAGTAATATATTCAGGTGGGCGAGCTCCCCCCGgtgattctcaaaaaaaaaagaaatCTGTGTCGAAGCTACAGATGCGGGGAGTGATTCCGAAACTTATGTCAGTGCTATGGACGTAAGTGCCAACTTTGCTGGAGCGGATGCGGCGATAGCTACATGTGCACGGCCATGGAGAAGCAGTCTTTGTGCGGTGCCTCCGAGAAAGGCCAGTTGTGATCGAAAGAGCAGTTCAGAAATTCTAAGAATAGGCGAAAAAGTGGGGCCAGAAGTCCACGACACAAGGCGTGATGGTGTGATCATGCTAGAAGTAGGCGAAAACGTGGCGCCTAAAGACCATGACACAAGGCACACAGATGTGGTCGTGCCAGAAGAGCCAGATGTACTGCGAGTTACATTCATACCAGGTGTGACGAGCAGGGCGGGCGGTGCACCGGAAATCCAAGGCACGAGACGGGGCGCGCCAAGACACGCATCGGGAGACGCGTACAAAGGCATGTACGGTGCGAGCTGAGATGCTCCGGACACTACGCACGCTGCATCAGGTGAGCGAGGCGTATCATCCAGTTCATGCATGGAGCTGGCTTACGGAAGCGCTAAAGTACGTACGACCACATGCAGCAGCAGCAACGTCTCAGCATGCAAAGCAAAAGAGGTAGGCCCATGTGACGCATCAGAAGAGGAGCCGGACCAGGAGACAGGCCAATCCGCAGGTGGTAATCAAAGTTTTAAATCGCGGGCGAAACTCGAGCGATTGCGGCGCAATCGCTGGCTGGGAGCCTCCCCGCGATGCTATCGTTGAAAAAACGCGATCTACGGTAATCACGCGATCGCTGCGCGAAACGGCGCTAAATCCCTTCGCTGTCGCTGCAATTTAGCTGGGACAGGCCGAAAGAGAGGCCCAAAAAGGGCTCGGCCCAAATTTTGCCCCAATAAGCCAGAGGAGCTCTTCCAGAAACCTAGCATCGTCTCCCTCTCTTCCCGTTCCTTTCCTTCCCTCCACCGAAAACATTGTGGCGGCTGCGCGGTTACTCACAGGTGCGCTCGGCAGGCCGGCCGTTGCTTGACCGGAAGCAGTGATGGCAAGGCGACGCCCAAGACCCCGGGCAGTTTCTGCAATAGTGGGCTGCGACCATGTTCCGCCCCATAGCTTCACACCACGGTTAGGAAGGCTGCGACCGGCGACAAAGGACCTCTGCAAAACGACATCTATGAGTCCTCCAATCCGCTGTGTCCTTCATTCACTCGTTTGCCATTTGGTTTAGTAGCAGAACAGCTAGTAGACCTAGACTGCAGCCGATTTGTGAACACTTGTTTTCTGAATTTATACATGTTCTCTACTGAAAATCCCCTGTTTTTTAGTGAAAATCCTCTATTTTCTGAGACAAATATGCACATGTACTACTTGAGACTTCAGAATGACAAGCACATGCACTATTCCCGCGAAAGTGCTTAGCGGCCGCTATTGCGGGCTATAGCGGCTGGCCAAGCCTGCCGCGAAATGACTTTGCCCGCGATTTGAAACTTTGGTGGTAATGGGCAAGGCACATTGCCTGGTGGCCTGCGTGGGGTTTGGCCTGGTGGTCTGTGTGTGGACGTGAGCTCAGCTATAGCTGCGGTGCTGCCGACCAGTCTAGGAGGGACGTCAACAGCGCATTGACATATAAAGGATAAGCCACTGCGCCCAACTAGCGGCACCAGCCAAGTCTCCTTTTATTCGCCATAACAGTTCAACCCACGATTGGCCAGCCCTCTCTCTACAGTAAAAATATCTCCTCTGTCTCCCTCATCCCACCTCCCTCTCGGCCGcctcttctcctccacctctgcctccaccacctcctcctcccctgcCTCCACACAGGCCAGGCTGTGAGCTTGGGCCGGACGGAGAGCTGGTGGCCGGCGGCAAGGAGTGGAAAAATATCTCCTCTGTCTCCCTCATGCCACCTCCCTCTCGGCCGcctcttctcctccacctctgcctccaccacctcctcctcccctgcCTCCACACAGGCCAGCCTGTGAGCTTGGGCCGGACGGAGAGCTAGTGGCCGGCGGCAAGGAGTGGAAAAATATCTCCTCTGTCTCCCTCATCCCACCTCCCTCTCGGCCGcctcttctcctccacctctgcctccaccacctcctcctcccctgcCTCCACACAGGCCAGGTTGTGAGCTTGGGCCGGACGGAGAGCTGGTGGCCGGCGGCAAGGAGTGGAAAAATATCTCCTCTGTCTCCCTCATCCCACCTCCCTCTCGGCCGcctcttctcctccacctctacctccaccacctcctcctcccctgcCTCCACACAGGCCAGCCTGTGAGCTTGGGCCGGACGGAGAGCTGGTGGCCGGCGGCAAGGAGTGGAGGACATGGCGGGGCGCGCGGCGGTGCGGAGAGGCAGAAGTCGCCGTCTCTGCTGGTCGACGATGGAGAAACGGCCACAGCCGAGGAGGATAGCCATGGAGGGGAGGGCGCGGCCTCGATCCGGATGAGGGGAGCAGCAGTTGCGCCCCTCTTCTTCGCGCGCAGTGGCCGGGGGCCTCGGCTAGGAGCTTTGCCCTCTTATTCGCGCGCGGTGCAGCGGTGACCTGAGGACGAGTTGAGGCATAGTGGTGGTTCCAACACACGTCGCAGGGGGAGGCGGCGGTGCTTCCTTGCCTCGTCTGTTCCCCCACCCCCCTCCCGCATCTCCTCTGCCATTGGTGCGGAGGCGAGCTtcccggcgatggcggcggcgctgGATTCAATCTGCAGGAGAGAGAGGGAGGTGCGTCTTCGAATGGGAGAGGGTCTCCGCCGGCGTCGGCCTGCACCGGCGACCTCGCCTTCCAGGGCGGCTTGACTACAGTCTACAGGTGACTACGTCTTGTTCTCTATTGATTTTCCTCTTGTCTGGTCGAATTCCGTGGTCAAAACAGTGGCAGTTTTCTTCATTGGCTAATCTGATTTGGGGCTGAGTTTTGCCCTAGATTCCTTCTTCTTACAGTTCCTTTACAACTTGCTGTTCATGGCTTGCTATGGTTGCTAGGTGTATAGACATACATGCACATGTATATCTAATTGGATTGTTAGCTGGCATTTTCTCTAATGTACGTCTCTGAAATTACTAATATGTGGACTTCCTAAACATGATATTTGCAGATAGGAGAACAAATAAATAGGACCAAGAAAATTAGTTGCTCGTATATTCATGTATCGCGGAGAGAAGTACCCGATTGGAGAAATTTGGTATGCCGAGTAATCTGCAGGTACATAATTATCATCATAGAAAATAGAATTATCTGAGTATTGTTTGGAGGATAACAACTCCTCAAATTGGCTCATTTATTAATTTAGACCGTATGCGGAGGCTGACAAATGGGGAAGGTGGAGAGCAGTGGCGGATCCGCCTCCTCGGCATGGCTCTCGTTCCTTCGGCTGTTGCTTACGGTTGAGGTTCGATGCCGCCCTCATTTTGCTTTTTGCATGGCCCTGTTAACTTTGCTTTGGCTTACGTCGTGCTGTTCTGTTTTCCTCTTTTACTTCTCCTTCCCTTGCTGGTGCAAGATCGTCCAGTACGTTGTTCATCCTTCGGCTCGCTGCTCGGGCTGATGGTTCGTGCGACATCCATGCTGTTAACCAACAAGGTTAGATATGCTCTAATTGGCCTGGTTGGTTAGTTCTTGGTAGATAGTCCATGAATTCGGGCGTTTGTACAGCCAGCTTGCTGTCTATATGTTTTGGTGTTTGCCTGCTATACCTGTCGTGCTGTTTGTGGGTTTTTTCATCGGATCTCGTTAGGAAAAGGTGGGTTCTTGTTTACTTATGCTCTTCCTGGTGGTTTGCTTCCTGGTTGATTGAGTGCTCATATGTCGTTGGTTGATATCCATGTTTGTAGTGTGCCCAGTTTTTGTACCTTCTTGATAATTCCCAATAGACTGCAGTACCTGCTCAGGTTAGTACTTTGAGAGAAATATATGCAGCAAGTAATAGTTGTTCCTTGCTAATAAAGGACAGCTAACTACACAGATAATTAATCTATGGATTATAAAATCCAGTAGATTGTTTATATATGCACCAGGTAATGGTTGTTGCTTGCTAATAAAGGAAGGATATCTAGATTTTTTTTCTGTGGGTTGCAAAATGCAATACACCATCTGCTTATTGTTTTTATACATGCTTGCCTGATTATTTTTGTTCCTTCACAGTGAAGAACTGAAATACCTGAAGAGAACATCAGGAGGCGATGCTAGAAGCTTGCTTGTGTGCTAGCTGTTGTTGCGATTCGAAGGAATTTGCAAGTTCTCACTGAATGGAAAAAAGACGCACTATGATGAGAGATGACTAAATGTACAGTTTTGAATCCCATTGTCATCAGTAGTTTAAATACCTTTGCCATCAGTAGTTTAAATAGCAACCAGAATTTCTTTTCCTGAGCCAGTGATTAATGGGTGCTAAAGCTGCTCTGCATATTAGTAAAAACATGATGTATTTTAACTAGAAAGTATAATTTGTTTACTGGACCAGTGACCGATCAATGTTGAATTAGCTCCAAATATTTTGTGGAAGTTCGCTGAATCACTTGTCTGAATGTTGCTGCAGATTCATATGACTTTGAATGTTGTTCTGTAACCGATGACTCAAAGTGATTATACACTGAAACCCTTTCTGAAAATGAAACAGAAACCTTACTTGAGAGCAGGCAGAGGCGTGGAGCCAATGGTATGCTCTTGGATCAATATTCTACAAGTTAAAGAACATTCATATGTTCTAGCATCTATAGATTTACATTTGCCTTTTAACAGTCTAATTACTACATGTAAAAACTGCATCCATTTTGGTATGTGATACTGCAAGTGTAAATTAAGAAAGTAGCCTTTACGGTCTAGCTTCAGTATCTGTAAATCATGGTTACGTACATACTACATAAAAAAATGGAGCATCCTTATGCTACCAAATTATTTGCTTGATTTGGCTTGTTGGTTTCTGAATACTTTTACAGGTGATGTTGTTGCCTGCTCTTCTAAACTGCCGCTTGTTCATCGTTTGCTGTTTTGCCTATCAAGGTTTGTGCTTCCTCTTTAAGCTATATTTTCTTTTGGTTATTGTTTTTGTATGCAGTTTTCTTCTTCTCTGTGGCAACGTATTTGGATCATGTTTCTCTCTGAAGCATATTGGTTGTCTGGCTTTATCTTTTTACTAGCAGGAAGGTAACTACTCGAAGCAATTGGCGAGACAAGCATTCGATGGAGCTCAAAGCGTTGATCTTGAAGGAAGGTAACTACTCAAAGGTATGCACCTATTCATGTTGGAGCAGTTAAGTTTGCAAGGATTTGCTGCTGGAGGGCATGGTATGTTCTCTCAAGAAGTTCTTTGTGATCCGGTGACATCTTTTGGCCTATTGGGGAACTGGACATGATTTATATTGCGAAGTTCAACGTATGGATGACAACTTCCTCTCATATCTGTTCTGTATATTTTATATACATGGTTTTTTTTGTTCTATCATGTGCGTTCCTGCTGCAGACTTTTGTAGGGAAATTCACCATGGAAATTTAAATGATGGTTCCCTGCCCAGCCGTTTACTTTCTTGCATTTATTCTTCATGCTATAGGCCACACTTTTCCTATTTTGTTAAAGAAGTGAACTCATTCCTAAACTTCCACCGTATATACATTAACACTGGGATACTGTACCAACCCAGCAATACTCTGAtccttcattattttctgaaaaaaaCTATGAATTTCTCTGTGTCAGTGTAGTACTATATCCCACAGATTCTTCTTTGTAACATGTTCATCTATTTGGGTGCATGCCTTCAAGTTGTAGTATATTGAGCACCCTGAGATAATCATCGAGAAGTTTGGTGGAATTTTAAATGATTTATTAAGCGACCTTTTTGTAGTATTGGTAGCTAAAAATGAGATACTTATGCTTGTTGATGCCTTCCCTTTTTGTAGTAACATCCATGTGTCCAGCATATGTAGAATATTAGAATTTTCTTGGCTGTTTATTGTAGTTCGTTCTCAGGGTTTGGAAAATTCTTTAGCTATATTCCTTGTCTCAAGCGAGCATGAGCAATATCTTCTTTATGCCGCATGCCGCCAAGTTTCTCTATTTTAGATGGTTGTGTTTTTCCGCTTCTAAAAAGGGATATGTATTTTATTAATCTGACTATCATTTTTGGTAGGTACATACTGAAGGATGTTTTGAGGCTAGCACCTGCTTTAGAAGTTTTGCAATTCACAACAATACCTCATAATTTTGATTTGATGTCCAGAATGTCAATTGAAGAATGAGCCTATGAACTGCATTATAGTTTGTAATATATCCTTATATATGGTGCTTGTGGCGTTTTTTTTTCAATTATAAGTTTACATTTATGGGTATTACAAAGTCCCCCTTTCTTTTTCCACAAGGGGCAGTAGCTGTGCCATTCGATTCGAAGGACAAAGAATTGATCACAATGGGGTAGCATTCAGGATATATACACAAGAGTATAGAACCAAATTATATGATGTAATTGACCACTATTTCTATTAACTTCTCTTGTGCACAATGTTCATGAGTTCATGTATTAAGTACATTTTATTGTGTCACTTGTGTTTACTCTTTTTTTAATGCAAGTTTACAGCTACTCGGAGTTCCTAATTGCAGACTCAACTATCTTGACCTACCGACGATCTAATTTGTGGCATTATTACCTTAAGAAAATATTTGCATTTAATTTTCtttatatatataggggtataagTTCTTACCAAATGTACTTAAATATACGGTTATTGAAAAAATGCTAATATTTTCCAGACGAACATGGTTTTAAACAGGTCTTTGCGCCATTTGGCGCAACTGGTCATTTAGTGTGGAGGAAAGGACACCACCTACACCCGAACATCTACAGCCGGTGTTACACCCATATCCGAGGAATACTCTTCGGACGATTGACCCGGTAAAGGTGAAAAGGAGTGGGCGATGGTGTCTATCAAGTGCCGAGGAACCGGCAAAATTTGAGGACGCAAATATGATGGAGTATTGGCGTCAGGCTATGAAAGAAGAGTTGAGGTCGATCCATGACAATAATGCATGGGAGTTTGTGGATCTTCCCAACAATGAAAAAGCTATGGAGCTCAAGTGGGAATTTAATGTCAAGAAAGATGTTGAAGGGTGCATGAAGCACAAAGCGAGGTTTGTAGCCAAAGAGTATGTACAAAAGGAAGGTGTGGACTTCGAAGAATTGTTCGTTCCTATTACAATGATGGAGTCGGTGAGATTACTTATCGCTCTGGCGGCTCAAGAATTATGGAAAATACATCACATGGCATGAAATATTGCAATCCATTTGACGCTCCAATGAAACCTCATCTTGAGCTAAGCAAGAAGAGCAAATTTAAAGCACCCACAGTTAATGCAATAGAGTATATTGCAGCTGCAGCTGCGATGTGTCAAGTTGTGTGGCTAGGGAGGCTACACGATGATCTCATGGATCGAGATCGAAACAAGTGGTGCTCAATGTTGATGGAAAGTCTAAAACTTTTCTATGCGAAGAACCAGTGCGGTATGATAGGAGTAAGCACATTGATACGGTGTATCACTATATAATGGACTGCGTGAAAGAAGGTAAGATGAAGGTCAACTACGTTTGCACCGATGATCAGATGGCGGATATGCTAACCAAGACTTTGGATCGAAAGAAGTTCTTGGAGATGAGAAGAAGGATCGATGTTGAAGCTGTGATGTGACCACGTCGTGATTAGGGGGGTGATTGTTGGAGTTAATCACGACATACCCTCCAAAGCTGGTGGTGTCCACTTCGTGTACAAGCATGTATCCGACTAGTACTAGAGTATGAGTTAGTCTAGGAGTAGGATTGCACTAGATAGCTTATCCTGTAGTACTATTTATATATGTACTTACCCTGGCTTGTAACACCACCGTGATTTGAGTTGATCAATAAAGCAATAAGGCTCGAGACGAGCCTTTGGCAATACATCAGTCTCGCGTGCGTTTGACAGTTCCGGCCGGCTGGCCGCTGCGTGCGTACGTGAGATACTAGTTGATCAAAGGAATCGATCAAGCTAGTACGTGGTGTTGCTAGCTTACAACGGTGCATCTCGGCGTAAAGCACCTCATCGAGTTCGCCAACAAGCTTCATTCGTCATCATCATTCCTCGTTGGTCGTATCATCGTTGCTGGAAAGTACTCGGCGTCTGGACTGGGCCAACAGGGCTGGGAGAAAACCATGATGGTGGCGGGACTTTTATGAGAAGAAAATATTTCTAGAACACGAAACCAGTGACAATTCAACACACACAAAGGGTTTTAGTTACAACTCGTTTTCAACACGAGTCGTGCCTCTTCTGACGTTTCTCCATAATTAGAGTAAATCTCTTCTAGAACAATGGAAACAAAATTATTCAAATTCTACTCTAGAATGATATATCAAACAATGTGTGGCTATCTAGTTCTAGCGCATGTGTTGAGGACCGCATTCGGCACTATCTTCGTCTGGTTGTCTCTGAATTCACCCTCTCTCCGAGCTCCTCCCGATGAACTAATCCGAAAACTTGGCTACTCAACCACCGCATGAGGAGGCTACCACAGAGCCAGACTAGATTCTCATCCAAGTCAGTCAAACACCAATGAATCTCCTCTATATTTCCTGGAAATCCGTCGAAACGCAGGAACATTCAGCTAGTTTTATTAAGATACAACTCAGATAAAAAATTAACTTGCGAACGAACGCGCCCATGGAGATCGAAGAGCTCTCTAACTGTCATGGTAGAGAGCATACCAAAGCATTTCCAAGATAGGATTTTCATTATTCCCGGCACTCCTCCACGATCTATCCGAGGAACTGCGATCAATTGTCAATCCATCAATTCCTATGAGCTCTCTTTTCTTCTTATTTGTTTTCTTGCGAGCTAACAAGATGCAAGTTACTTCTTTTTGTCAGCGCTGcctccaagtctgcacttgttgttttcctgaca
Coding sequences within it:
- the LOC125533257 gene encoding uncharacterized protein LOC125533257; amino-acid sequence: MHAPLLHAALDSLDVVHALPSDTHAPPVIRPVAEVGAVVPPSPCTNLPAAPLAAGPLVQSSASAFSVVPTPADAPAAPPSFTFTAGESSRAAALPLQDLDTHECIIRKVRRKLERDQSVSKDKLQRSAWLAGKQANYSPMLAKAVKAKAARLSAADVDTAIGRAIQEARLHEPEAPPASSEDLAAIALLRGADDEQLDAILGSEHAASVVVPTHVAGGGGGASLPRLFPHPPPASPLPLVRRRASRRWRRRWIQSAGERGRCVFEWERVSAGVGLHRRPRLPGRLDYSLQIGEQINRTKKISCSYIHVSRREVPDWRNLVCRVICRPYAEADKWGRWRAVADPPPRHGSRSFGCCLRLRSSSTLFILRLAARADGSCDIHAVNQQETLLESRQRRGANGDVVACSSKLPLVHRLLFCLSRKVTTRSNWRDKHSMELKALILKEGNYSKVHTEGCFEASTCFRSFAIHNNTS